A single window of Myxocyprinus asiaticus isolate MX2 ecotype Aquarium Trade chromosome 48, UBuf_Myxa_2, whole genome shotgun sequence DNA harbors:
- the edc3 gene encoding enhancer of mRNA-decapping protein 3, protein MASDWIGSLVSIHCGPTLGVYQGEVSSVDQASQTISLRHPFHNGVKCTVPEVTFSAMDIKDLRILEICKSSNEVPKQNGPDSNSTLTPHDARKEKGGGAPVNSTPVTVPNKAEPKSQEGGVSPVPHYSKGYGERHMDMAAQSKGFRRRHNSWSSSCRGPNQVTPKKNGVKNGGYMKNRHDECFGDGMDDVLDEDFDFEGNLALFDKAAVFSQIDSSERRGNGARSRGTPGEQTPSRYRHDENILEAKPVVYRQIIVPQHGTKEYSTDSGLVVPSISFDLQKRLLAAAESHGLSLERRLEMTGVCASQMALTLLGGPNRLTPKNVHQRPSVALLCGPHVQGAQGISCGRHLANHEVEVILFLPNFVKMLEAITSELALFGKTGGKLVSNVKDLPETPVDLVISCLDSHENGFLRDQPWYKAAADWANQNRAPVLSIDPPVSGQAHAVEAKWSLSLGLPLPLSEGAGRVYLCDIGIPRQVFQEVGIKYHSPFGCKFVIPLHSE, encoded by the exons ATGGCATCAGACTGGATTGGCAGTCTTGTTTCAATCCACTGTGGACCAACACTTGGAGTGTATCAAGGAGAAGTTTCTTCAGTAGATCAGGCCAGCCAAACCATCTCTCTCAGACATCCCTTCCATAACGGAGTCAAGTGCACTGTACCTGAGGTTACCTTCAG TGCCATGGACATCAAAGATCTCAGAATCCTTGAGATCTGTAAGAGCTCCAATGAAGTTCCAAAGCAAAATGGTCCAGACTCCAACTCAACACTGACGCCGCATGATGCACGCAAGGAGAAGGGTGGTGGCGCCCCAGTGAACAGTACTCCTGTGACAGTACCTAATAAAGCTGAGCCCAAATCACAGGAAGGAGGAGTGTCTCCAGTGCCACACTACTCGAAGGGTTACGGTGAACGTCACATGGACATGGCTGCCCAAAGTAAAGGCTTTAGACGAAGACACAACTCCT ggTCATCTAGTTGCAGAGGTCCAAATCAGGTCACACCTAAAAAGAACGGAGTGAAGAACGGGGGCTATATGAAGAATAGACATGATGAATGTTTTGGAGATGGGATGGATGATGTTCTCGACGAAGACTTCGACTTTGAGGGTAACCTCGCGCTGTTTGACAAAGCGGCAGTGTTTTCGCAGATTGATTCATCGGAACGGAGAGGCAATGGTGCCAGATCTCGAGGGACACCTGGAGAGCAAACGCCATCGCGATACCGCCATGACGAGAACATTCTGGAAGCCAAACCCGTTGTCTACAGACAGATCATAGTTCCACAGCATGGAACAAAAGAGTATAGCACTG acTCAGGGCTGGTGGTACCCAGTATTTCTTTTGATTTGCAGAAGCGTTTGTTGGCTGCAGCAGAGAGTCACGGCCTGTCTCTAGAGCGCAGGCTTGAGATGACGGGTGTATGTGCAAGTCAGATGGCCCTCACACTACTTGGTGGCCCAAACAG ACTTACCCCAAAGAATGTGCATCAACGGCCCTCGGTGGCCCTGCTGTGTGGACCGCATGTCCAGGGAGCTCAGGGCATCAGCTGTGGCCGCCACTTGGCCAATCATGAAGTGGAGGTCATCCTATTCTTGCCAAACTTCGTCAAGATGTTGGAGGCCATCACCAGCGAGCTTGCACTCTTTGGCAAGACTGGGGGCAAACTGGTTTCTAATGTGAAAG ACTTGCCAGAGACACCCGTTGACCTGGTTATAAGCTGCCTTGACTCACATGAAAACGGATTCTTGAGGGACCAGCCCTGGTATAAGGCAGCTGCCGACTGGGCCAACCAGAACCGGGCCCCTGTACTGAGCATTGATCCTCCAGTAAGTGGACAGGCACATGCAGTGGAAGCTAAATGGTCCCTTTCTCTTGGCCTCCCCCTGCCTTTGTCCGAGGGGGCCGGCCGAGTCTACCTATGTGACATCGGTATCCCTAGACAGGTGTTCCAGGAAGTGGGAATCAAATACCACTCCCCCTTCGGGTGTAAGTTTGTCATCCCTTTGCACTCTGAATAA